A segment of the Desulfonatronum thioautotrophicum genome:
GGGCGCGGCTTTGGGCAACCCCTCCGTGGTTAACTCCGTGGTCGACAGGCTCTTCCACCGCGCCGAAATCCTGCACATCCACCCTGCTATAAGCTACCGAACTCAAGAACCGCACTCCCCCAAGATTCCGGCCAAGACCGAATAACCAATACCCTGTCCCGCTTCTAATAAGGGTCAGGCTCTCCATCGTGAGCCTGACCCTTTTTGCGTTGTCCATCCGCATTCAACGTTATTCCTGTAATCCACAGATCGAACAAAACGTTTCCAGATTGCGCTCACGCCTACCATGCAGACAGCACCGGGCTTGGATGTTGACCTTCATATTGCATCAAAAATCACTGTGAATGCGCAATTCAGGTGAAATATCATCGATATACAAAAATTTTTGCAAAATCTCTGTGAATCAAATCGATAAAGACGAATATCCGCTAAGCACAAAAGAAAAAATGAAACATAGCACAATGTTAAAAGGTGGGTTCAATTAGAAACCGGCAGGTATGGATCCGGTGCAGACCGGCGGTGACAAATATGCTGTAACATGCTGGTTAAATTTAGAAATATTTTTTTCTTTTTTTCTTGACTTTTTTTAATAAATATGATGGCAGTTATCGCATACTGGGTAACCTTTTTTCGACTGAATAGAAACCTTTTTATCAATAAGGAGATGCTAGGAGGATGTTGAGATAAATGTCTTAAGTCTCATAATGTTCTTTGCTCCACTCTTTGGTGTTGCCATAAGTTGAGAGACTTAAAAGTTTTTTTGAGACAAAGCACGTGAGTGGAGCTCGAGAGCATTGTCAAACCGACATGTAAAGTCGACGCATGTGAAAGGGAGACGCTATATGCCACTTCAAAAAGAGCAGTCACAAAATCTTCACGGAGCCTATGTGCCTGAATGGAAACCCGAATCTCCGTTCCTCGATACGATAACTTTTGCAGAAGAAGCGCCCACGGCGGGGGAGCGGGAGATGCGGACAAGCTGGAATCAGCTAGAGACCCCCTTCCTCGCGGAGTACGAGCTTGAAGATCAAGGAACACTTGTGGATTCTCAAGCTGAGCAATTCGTTGAACTGTTAGCTGAGCTTTATGATGAGGAGTTTGACGAGGCCGTCATTTATCTCGCGGATGAGGCGGCTAATCTTTATGATGAGCGTGAAAGCCAACCTTTGCTGGAAGCGCATTTTGCTCCGCTAATCCGTGATGCCGAAGCTCTGTTAGATACTATGGCGGACGGGGTCGAACGTCATGACGTGATGGCGATGAGAGAGGAGGAGCTTGACGTGCTGCTTGACCAGTTGGAGTCTAGCTTTGAAGCAAGTCACGCTCATCTCTCCCCCACCTTTGACTACTTCTTGGGGCGATTTGGCAACAAAGCAAAGCGAGCAGTTCGAGGTGCAACCAGGGCGGCCGCGGGTGGTGTACAAAATGTCTCCCCTAGCGCGCTGCTCAGGAGACTCCAGCCGCTCGTTAGGCCGATGCTTCAGAGGGTTTTACAAGTTGCCATCAACAGATTGCCTGCCCCTCTTCAGCCAGTCGCAAGGCAACTAGCCACACGCTTCTTGAAAGAAGCAGAGCTTGAGGAAGACTTCGAAGCAAGTGAAGAGCCGGCAACCCCAGGTCTAGCGCAGGTACAAAACGAGCTTGATGGTCAAATCGTAAGTCAGCTTCTTATCACCGGAGAAGTGGAGCAGGAATTAGCTCTGACTCAGTTCTTGACCCAGGCTGAACAACCGGCCCTTTCTCCGATTGAGGATCTAGATCGTACGCGCTCTCGATTCATCAACCAGGTCGGGCAGCTTAAGGAAGGTGAAGACCCGACACCACTGGTGCAGGATTTCGTGCCTGCCATCTTGCCTGCTTTACGCCTTGGAATCCGTATTGTTGGCAGACCTAGGGTAGTGAATTTTCTTGCTCAACAAGTCGCGAGCCTGATTGGCCGTTTTGTGGGACAACAACATGCTCCAGCATTGTCAAGGGCGATTGTTGATTCTGGCTTGCGCCTAATTAACCTCGAAGTCACCCCGGAGCAGGAGAGAAATGTAACGGGAAGTGTTCTTGCAGCTACTGTGGAAGATACGGTGCGACAGGTCACCAGCTTGCCTGACCATGTCCTGGATGATGAGGTGCTGCTTGAAGGCTACGTTGCTGAAGCCTTTGAGTTTGCCGCCGCCGCCAACTTCCCCAGCCAGATGCTTAAACCTGAGCTCCGCGAAGCTGCGGACGTCAACGGTGCGTGGGTCTTGCAGCCCTTAAGCGGAACCAAGCGCTATAAGAAATACACCCAAATTTTTGATGTCACGATTACACCGCAAATAGCCCGTAGCGTTACGACGTTTGGGGGAGCGAGGTTATCTGACTTCCTGCGCGATCAGCTTGGGTTCAGCCCTGATAGCCACGTCAAAGCGCGCGTCCATCTTTATGAAGCGATCCCAGGCACATGGTTAAGCCGGATTAGCAAGCACGAGCGCAACGTGCCATGCTTGGGATCAGTGGCGCAATCCGCATGGTCAATGATCCACCCGCTTACCCCAGAAGCAGCTGGTCTATTGTTGCGTCAGCCCGGCTTGGGACACAGGGTGTCGGATAAATTCCTGGACAATCGGCACATGATTACGGTCGGACAGCGGTTTTATTTCTTGGAGGCTGGGAGATGTTCACAAATCGCACCACCTAGGTCGAGAAGGGATGGGGGACCTGCTGCACCGCCTAGGCCGAGAAGGGATGGGGGTCCTGCTGCACCGCCAAGGCCAAGACGGGATGGACGGCCTGCTGCACCTGCCGAGGAACCTCCGGTATCGCGCCGTTCCAGCGAAATCAATGCAACTCTTGATTTTCCACGCAGCCAGATCCGACTGCACATCTTCTTCAGCGAAGTGCAAGCCCAAGACATTTCCTCCAAACTTCGCCAAAGGGCTCCTGTCGGTACTATAGTTGTAGCATCAAGATCTGTGGTGGCTGCTGGGCTTCGGTCCATTTTTTCCAGAAACTTCACAAATCACGTAAAGATTATCCATGAAGCAGTGCCACTCGAGCAGTTTAAGCCAGTGGCAGTAGCAGCATTAGCTTTAGGTACCTACGTGGGAAAGAGAGTTCTTGATAGGTTAACAGACAAGCTGCTCGATTGGTTTGAGCAGCGCATCAAGGAGTACTTTGAACAGAGGGCTCAAGAATTTATTGCCGCTACCGAAGATCCCGCAGATGGCGTAACCCTGATCGTCACATTCATTAACCCCCCTGGTCTTGAAGATCTCGGCAGGATTTTGAGCCGCCGGATCCGTATGCCGAACATCCGCGGCTTATTCGCAGGGGGGGCCC
Coding sequences within it:
- a CDS encoding ATP-binding protein, whose amino-acid sequence is MTSYLNIEEWGAALGNPSVVNSVVDRLFHRAEILHIHPAISYRTQEPHSPKIPAKTE